A single region of the Biomphalaria glabrata chromosome 15, xgBioGlab47.1, whole genome shotgun sequence genome encodes:
- the LOC106069676 gene encoding TAR DNA-binding protein 43-like isoform X3, with translation MAQYIQVVEDESDEPVEIPSEPDGTLLLTTLSAQFPGACGLKYRNPDSGAFRGIRLADGILHPPDGIWGNFQYLAVFPKGKENKRKGEDGYDNPVAKTKRLENQKCSDLIVLGLPWKSTEEDLTKYFQQFGELILVQVKRDTKSGQSKGFGFIRFVNYESQVKCCAQRHMIDGRWCDVTIPNSKEGNNQMMNRKVFIGRVTEDISAEDLRNYFNKFGEVVDVFIPKPYRAFAFVTFADAETAQALCGEDHIIKGASVHVSSAAPKSFDKGSDRKGFGQGGGGGGGYNQGGGWAQGRASAPGPVGGKVANGADGLGGNLGMNLLNSAMLAAAQAMLQNQGGWGALNQGPSQGGSGGNMGGGDHQAPPPMAPLSNQGGFGSMGGGSGGGGGGSGGNWWSNEGSSTSGGHYSGWGGSHGARGGSGGWS, from the exons ATGGCACAATATATTCAAGTCGTTGAGGACGAAAGCGACGAACCAGTTGAAATTCCCAGTGAACCGGATGGCACTTTGCTGTTGACAACACTTTCTGCACAGTTTCCTGGTGCTTGTGGCTTGAAATACCGCAATCCAGATTCTGGCGCTTTTCGTGGAATTCGCCTTGCTGACGGAATTTTGCATCCACCTGATGGCATTTGGGGAAATTTTCAGTATCTTGCTGTGTTTCCCAAGGGTAAAG AGAATAAAAGAAAAGGTGAAGATGGTTATGACAATCCTGTGGCTAAAACCAAAAGGCTAGAAAATCAGAAATGTTCAGATCTCATTGTTCTTGGTTTGCCTTGGAAGAGTACAGAGGAAGATTTAACAAAGTACTTTCAACAGTTTGGTGAACTTATTTTAGTTCAG GTTAAAAGAGACACCAAAAGTGGCCAGTCCAAAGGGTTTGGTTTTATTCGCTTTGTCAACTATGAATCTCAAGTGAAATGTTGTGCTCAGCGTCACATGATAGATGGAAGATGGTGTGATGTAACGATTCCCAATTCCAAA gaGGGTAATAACCAGATGATGAATCGTAAAGTGTTCATTGGACGTGTAACAGAGGATATCAGTGCTGAGGACCTCAGGAATTACTTTAACAAATTTGGCGAAGTTGTGGATGTCTTTATTCCTAAACCATACAGAGCTTTTGCTTTTGTCACTTTTGCTGATGCTGAAACAGCGCAAGCCTTGTGTGGGGAGGATCATATTATTAAAGGAGCTAGTGTTCATGTTAGCAGTGCTGCGCCCAAGTCATTTGATAAG GGTTCTGACCGGAAAGGTTTTGGACAAGGTGGTGGTGGAGGAGGAGGTTACAATCAAGGTGGTGGTTGGGCTCAGGGTAGAGCCTCTGCACCTGGACCAGTTGGCGGTAAAGTAGCTAATGGTGCTGATGGACTGGGAGGAAACCTTGGTATGAACCTCCTGAATTCTGCCATGCTGGCTGCTGCCCAAGCCATGCTCCAGAACCAGGGAGGATGGGGCGCTTTAAACCAAGGACCATCCCAAGGGGGTAGTGGGGGAAATATGGGAGGTGGGGATCACCAAGCCCCTCCACCTATGGCACCATTATCTAACCAGGGTGGGTTTGGAAGCATGGGTGGAGGAAGTGGAGGGGGAGGTGGTGGCAGTGGAGGAAATTGGTGGAGCAATGAGGGTAGTTCCACATCTGGAGGTCATTATAGTGGATGGGGTGGATCTCATGGAGCTAGAGGGGGCAGTGGTGGTTGGAGCTAA
- the LOC106069678 gene encoding uncharacterized protein LOC106069678: MQVFLRNTFKTSVISVSSISKFMSKQNIISRTLFNLHTPQILYLTCGTSFSVFPLIHCSPIKSVLDCNIRLILCQNRTIFTLRNRLFSSQLGQGSDIEGRPVDAVVISQVTINMTTHNVLHNQTENYFFIVLKGEEKKLAKLEYVWIKPGLVDLYHTEVPAEYQGQGIAKQLVLAALNALCTEGVTIRPTCSYVQKVLRENQTQQYIGHIETGFKI, translated from the exons ATGCAAGTCTTTCTAAGAAATACTTTCAAGACATCTGTAATCAGTGTAAGCAGTATTAGCAAGTTTATGAGTAAACAGAACATCATATCAAGGACACTATTTAATCTGCACACTCCACagattttatatttaacttgcGGTACATCTTTCAGTGTCTTCCCTTTGATTCACTGCAGTCCTATCAAATCTGTGTTAGACTGCAATATCAGACTCATCCTCTGCCAGAATCGGACAATCTTCACGCTACGAAACAGGTTATTCAG CTCTCAATTAGGTCAAGGTAGTGATATTGAAGGTCGCCCTGTTGACGCTGTTGTAATAAGTCAAGTAACTATCAATATGACGACTCACAATGTTCTACATAATCAAACTGAAAACTATTTCTTTATCGTATTAAAAG GTGAAGAAAAGAAGTTGGCCAAACTGGAGTATGTTTGGATCAAACCAGGACTTGTGGATCTATATCACACAGAGGTTCCAGCGGAGTATCAAGGACAAGGGATAGCCAAACAACTAGTTCTT GCTGCATTGAATGCTCTGTGTACAGAAGGGGTGACTATTAGACCTACTTGTAGCTATGTGCAGAAAGTGCTACGTGAGAACCAAACACAGCAATACATTGGTCACATTGAGACGGGTTTCAAGATTTAA
- the LOC106069676 gene encoding TAR DNA-binding protein 43-like isoform X2, producing MAQYIQVVEDESDEPVEIPSEPDGTLLLTTLSAQFPGACGLKYRNPDSGAFRGIRLADGILHPPDGIWGNFQYLAVFPKENKRKGEDGYDNPVAKTKRLENQKCSDLIVLGLPWKSTEEDLTKYFQQFGELILVQVKRDTKSGQSKGFGFIRFVNYESQVKCCAQRHMIDGRWCDVTIPNSKHPIQHRSSSSSRQGYNFKPYAKQAVGSFSFGSGSGYEDDLDGGYRQEGNNQMMNRKVFIGRVTEDISAEDLRNYFNKFGEVVDVFIPKPYRAFAFVTFADAETAQALCGEDHIIKGASVHVSSAAPKSFDKGSDRKGFGQGGGGGGGYNQGGGWAQGRASAPGPVGGKVANGADGLGGNLGMNLLNSAMLAAAQAMLQNQGGWGALNQGPSQGGSGGNMGGGDHQAPPPMAPLSNQGGFGSMGGGSGGGGGGSGGNWWSNEGSSTSGGHYSGWGGSHGARGGSGGWS from the exons ATGGCACAATATATTCAAGTCGTTGAGGACGAAAGCGACGAACCAGTTGAAATTCCCAGTGAACCGGATGGCACTTTGCTGTTGACAACACTTTCTGCACAGTTTCCTGGTGCTTGTGGCTTGAAATACCGCAATCCAGATTCTGGCGCTTTTCGTGGAATTCGCCTTGCTGACGGAATTTTGCATCCACCTGATGGCATTTGGGGAAATTTTCAGTATCTTGCTGTGTTTCCCAAGG AGAATAAAAGAAAAGGTGAAGATGGTTATGACAATCCTGTGGCTAAAACCAAAAGGCTAGAAAATCAGAAATGTTCAGATCTCATTGTTCTTGGTTTGCCTTGGAAGAGTACAGAGGAAGATTTAACAAAGTACTTTCAACAGTTTGGTGAACTTATTTTAGTTCAG GTTAAAAGAGACACCAAAAGTGGCCAGTCCAAAGGGTTTGGTTTTATTCGCTTTGTCAACTATGAATCTCAAGTGAAATGTTGTGCTCAGCGTCACATGATAGATGGAAGATGGTGTGATGTAACGATTCCCAATTCCAAA CATCCTATTCAGCacagatcatcatcatcatcccgTCAAGGCTACAACTTTAAACCCTATGCGAAACAAGCAGTTGGCAGCTTTTCCTTTGGGTCTGGGTCTGGTTATGAAGATGATCTAGATGGAGGTTATCGCCAG gaGGGTAATAACCAGATGATGAATCGTAAAGTGTTCATTGGACGTGTAACAGAGGATATCAGTGCTGAGGACCTCAGGAATTACTTTAACAAATTTGGCGAAGTTGTGGATGTCTTTATTCCTAAACCATACAGAGCTTTTGCTTTTGTCACTTTTGCTGATGCTGAAACAGCGCAAGCCTTGTGTGGGGAGGATCATATTATTAAAGGAGCTAGTGTTCATGTTAGCAGTGCTGCGCCCAAGTCATTTGATAAG GGTTCTGACCGGAAAGGTTTTGGACAAGGTGGTGGTGGAGGAGGAGGTTACAATCAAGGTGGTGGTTGGGCTCAGGGTAGAGCCTCTGCACCTGGACCAGTTGGCGGTAAAGTAGCTAATGGTGCTGATGGACTGGGAGGAAACCTTGGTATGAACCTCCTGAATTCTGCCATGCTGGCTGCTGCCCAAGCCATGCTCCAGAACCAGGGAGGATGGGGCGCTTTAAACCAAGGACCATCCCAAGGGGGTAGTGGGGGAAATATGGGAGGTGGGGATCACCAAGCCCCTCCACCTATGGCACCATTATCTAACCAGGGTGGGTTTGGAAGCATGGGTGGAGGAAGTGGAGGGGGAGGTGGTGGCAGTGGAGGAAATTGGTGGAGCAATGAGGGTAGTTCCACATCTGGAGGTCATTATAGTGGATGGGGTGGATCTCATGGAGCTAGAGGGGGCAGTGGTGGTTGGAGCTAA
- the LOC106069676 gene encoding TAR DNA-binding protein 43-like isoform X1: MAQYIQVVEDESDEPVEIPSEPDGTLLLTTLSAQFPGACGLKYRNPDSGAFRGIRLADGILHPPDGIWGNFQYLAVFPKGKENKRKGEDGYDNPVAKTKRLENQKCSDLIVLGLPWKSTEEDLTKYFQQFGELILVQVKRDTKSGQSKGFGFIRFVNYESQVKCCAQRHMIDGRWCDVTIPNSKHPIQHRSSSSSRQGYNFKPYAKQAVGSFSFGSGSGYEDDLDGGYRQEGNNQMMNRKVFIGRVTEDISAEDLRNYFNKFGEVVDVFIPKPYRAFAFVTFADAETAQALCGEDHIIKGASVHVSSAAPKSFDKGSDRKGFGQGGGGGGGYNQGGGWAQGRASAPGPVGGKVANGADGLGGNLGMNLLNSAMLAAAQAMLQNQGGWGALNQGPSQGGSGGNMGGGDHQAPPPMAPLSNQGGFGSMGGGSGGGGGGSGGNWWSNEGSSTSGGHYSGWGGSHGARGGSGGWS; encoded by the exons ATGGCACAATATATTCAAGTCGTTGAGGACGAAAGCGACGAACCAGTTGAAATTCCCAGTGAACCGGATGGCACTTTGCTGTTGACAACACTTTCTGCACAGTTTCCTGGTGCTTGTGGCTTGAAATACCGCAATCCAGATTCTGGCGCTTTTCGTGGAATTCGCCTTGCTGACGGAATTTTGCATCCACCTGATGGCATTTGGGGAAATTTTCAGTATCTTGCTGTGTTTCCCAAGGGTAAAG AGAATAAAAGAAAAGGTGAAGATGGTTATGACAATCCTGTGGCTAAAACCAAAAGGCTAGAAAATCAGAAATGTTCAGATCTCATTGTTCTTGGTTTGCCTTGGAAGAGTACAGAGGAAGATTTAACAAAGTACTTTCAACAGTTTGGTGAACTTATTTTAGTTCAG GTTAAAAGAGACACCAAAAGTGGCCAGTCCAAAGGGTTTGGTTTTATTCGCTTTGTCAACTATGAATCTCAAGTGAAATGTTGTGCTCAGCGTCACATGATAGATGGAAGATGGTGTGATGTAACGATTCCCAATTCCAAA CATCCTATTCAGCacagatcatcatcatcatcccgTCAAGGCTACAACTTTAAACCCTATGCGAAACAAGCAGTTGGCAGCTTTTCCTTTGGGTCTGGGTCTGGTTATGAAGATGATCTAGATGGAGGTTATCGCCAG gaGGGTAATAACCAGATGATGAATCGTAAAGTGTTCATTGGACGTGTAACAGAGGATATCAGTGCTGAGGACCTCAGGAATTACTTTAACAAATTTGGCGAAGTTGTGGATGTCTTTATTCCTAAACCATACAGAGCTTTTGCTTTTGTCACTTTTGCTGATGCTGAAACAGCGCAAGCCTTGTGTGGGGAGGATCATATTATTAAAGGAGCTAGTGTTCATGTTAGCAGTGCTGCGCCCAAGTCATTTGATAAG GGTTCTGACCGGAAAGGTTTTGGACAAGGTGGTGGTGGAGGAGGAGGTTACAATCAAGGTGGTGGTTGGGCTCAGGGTAGAGCCTCTGCACCTGGACCAGTTGGCGGTAAAGTAGCTAATGGTGCTGATGGACTGGGAGGAAACCTTGGTATGAACCTCCTGAATTCTGCCATGCTGGCTGCTGCCCAAGCCATGCTCCAGAACCAGGGAGGATGGGGCGCTTTAAACCAAGGACCATCCCAAGGGGGTAGTGGGGGAAATATGGGAGGTGGGGATCACCAAGCCCCTCCACCTATGGCACCATTATCTAACCAGGGTGGGTTTGGAAGCATGGGTGGAGGAAGTGGAGGGGGAGGTGGTGGCAGTGGAGGAAATTGGTGGAGCAATGAGGGTAGTTCCACATCTGGAGGTCATTATAGTGGATGGGGTGGATCTCATGGAGCTAGAGGGGGCAGTGGTGGTTGGAGCTAA
- the LOC106069676 gene encoding TAR DNA-binding protein 43-like isoform X4, with amino-acid sequence MAQYIQVVEDESDEPVEIPSEPDGTLLLTTLSAQFPGACGLKYRNPDSGAFRGIRLADGILHPPDGIWGNFQYLAVFPKENKRKGEDGYDNPVAKTKRLENQKCSDLIVLGLPWKSTEEDLTKYFQQFGELILVQVKRDTKSGQSKGFGFIRFVNYESQVKCCAQRHMIDGRWCDVTIPNSKEGNNQMMNRKVFIGRVTEDISAEDLRNYFNKFGEVVDVFIPKPYRAFAFVTFADAETAQALCGEDHIIKGASVHVSSAAPKSFDKGSDRKGFGQGGGGGGGYNQGGGWAQGRASAPGPVGGKVANGADGLGGNLGMNLLNSAMLAAAQAMLQNQGGWGALNQGPSQGGSGGNMGGGDHQAPPPMAPLSNQGGFGSMGGGSGGGGGGSGGNWWSNEGSSTSGGHYSGWGGSHGARGGSGGWS; translated from the exons ATGGCACAATATATTCAAGTCGTTGAGGACGAAAGCGACGAACCAGTTGAAATTCCCAGTGAACCGGATGGCACTTTGCTGTTGACAACACTTTCTGCACAGTTTCCTGGTGCTTGTGGCTTGAAATACCGCAATCCAGATTCTGGCGCTTTTCGTGGAATTCGCCTTGCTGACGGAATTTTGCATCCACCTGATGGCATTTGGGGAAATTTTCAGTATCTTGCTGTGTTTCCCAAGG AGAATAAAAGAAAAGGTGAAGATGGTTATGACAATCCTGTGGCTAAAACCAAAAGGCTAGAAAATCAGAAATGTTCAGATCTCATTGTTCTTGGTTTGCCTTGGAAGAGTACAGAGGAAGATTTAACAAAGTACTTTCAACAGTTTGGTGAACTTATTTTAGTTCAG GTTAAAAGAGACACCAAAAGTGGCCAGTCCAAAGGGTTTGGTTTTATTCGCTTTGTCAACTATGAATCTCAAGTGAAATGTTGTGCTCAGCGTCACATGATAGATGGAAGATGGTGTGATGTAACGATTCCCAATTCCAAA gaGGGTAATAACCAGATGATGAATCGTAAAGTGTTCATTGGACGTGTAACAGAGGATATCAGTGCTGAGGACCTCAGGAATTACTTTAACAAATTTGGCGAAGTTGTGGATGTCTTTATTCCTAAACCATACAGAGCTTTTGCTTTTGTCACTTTTGCTGATGCTGAAACAGCGCAAGCCTTGTGTGGGGAGGATCATATTATTAAAGGAGCTAGTGTTCATGTTAGCAGTGCTGCGCCCAAGTCATTTGATAAG GGTTCTGACCGGAAAGGTTTTGGACAAGGTGGTGGTGGAGGAGGAGGTTACAATCAAGGTGGTGGTTGGGCTCAGGGTAGAGCCTCTGCACCTGGACCAGTTGGCGGTAAAGTAGCTAATGGTGCTGATGGACTGGGAGGAAACCTTGGTATGAACCTCCTGAATTCTGCCATGCTGGCTGCTGCCCAAGCCATGCTCCAGAACCAGGGAGGATGGGGCGCTTTAAACCAAGGACCATCCCAAGGGGGTAGTGGGGGAAATATGGGAGGTGGGGATCACCAAGCCCCTCCACCTATGGCACCATTATCTAACCAGGGTGGGTTTGGAAGCATGGGTGGAGGAAGTGGAGGGGGAGGTGGTGGCAGTGGAGGAAATTGGTGGAGCAATGAGGGTAGTTCCACATCTGGAGGTCATTATAGTGGATGGGGTGGATCTCATGGAGCTAGAGGGGGCAGTGGTGGTTGGAGCTAA